A part of Silurus meridionalis isolate SWU-2019-XX chromosome 18, ASM1480568v1, whole genome shotgun sequence genomic DNA contains:
- the LOC124401392 gene encoding tripartite motif-containing protein 16-like yields MAEASISVNQDQFICPVCLDLLKDPVTTPCGHSFCKVCINDCWDQEDQKGVYSCPQCRHTFTPRPVLHRNNMLAEVVEKLNKIEVQAASPAHCYAGPGDVECDSCIGRKHKAVKSCLVCVASYCETHLKPHHVSPAFKNHTLTEASAKLQEKICTEHNKLIEIYCRTDQFCICYMCTMDKHKEHDTITASAERAEKQTELKKEQMKFQQRIQEKQKKVQELKQAVNIIKLSAQTAVDDSEKIFTEMISSMEKKRSEVTELIRDQEKAELSRPERLLEQLEQEISDLQRRITELEQLSHTHDHIHFLQSFQSLCVSAERRSPTEIRPDFNTSSITVYQHHLADGMRNYFSDLKKRLEEIYEEEFNKIPSQVQFFLSEPQSRDEFLKYFCDLTLDPNTAHRNLILSETNKAVKYSQREQPYSDLPERFDSCIQVLCKESVCGRCYWEVDWSMGVNISVSYKDISKKGWGNECRFGSNNQSWSLQCSSSSSSSSLCFYHNNIKTDLNIPSSSRIGVYVDHNAGTLSFYSVSDTMKLLHRVHTTFTQPLYAGFWINWFSGSTVRLCDPE; encoded by the exons ATGGCGGAGGCCAGTATTTCAGTCAATCAAGACCAGTTCAtctgtccagtgtgtctggatctCCTGAAGGATCCAGTGACTACCCCGTGTGGACACAGtttctgtaaggtgtgtattaatgaCTGCTGGGATCAGGAGGATCAGAAGGGGGTCTACAGCTGTCCTCAGTGCAGACACACGTTCACTCCAAGACCTGTTCTACACAGAAACAACATGCtggctgaagtggtggagaaactgAACAAAATTGAAGTccaagctgcttctcctgctcacTGTTACGCTGGACCTGGAGATGTTGAGTGTGATTCTTGCATTGGGAGAAAACACAAAGCTGTCAAGtcctgtctggtgtgtgtggCATCTTACTGTGAAACTCATCTGAAACCACATCATGTGTCTCCAGCTTTTAAGAACCACACATTAACTGAAGCATCAGCAAAACTACAAGAGAAGATCTGCACTGAACATAACAAGCTGATTGAGATCTACTGCCGCACTGACCAGTTCTGCATCTGTTATATGTGTACAATGGATAAACATAAAGAACATGACACCATCACAGCCTCAGCAGAAAGGGCTGAGAAACAG ACTGAGCTGAAGAAGGAGCAGATGAAATTCCAGCAGAGaatccaggagaagcagaagaaggtgcaggagctgaaacaggctgtgaacattataaag CTCAGTGCACAGACAGCAGTAGATGACAGTGAGAAGATCTTTACTGAGATGATCAGCTCCATGGAGAAAAAGCGCTCGGAGGTGACGGAGCTGATCAGAGATCAGGAGAAGGCTGAACTGAGTCGACCTGAACGACTCCTGGAGCAACTGGAGCAGGAGATTTCTGATCTTCAGAGGAGAATCACTGAGCtggagcagctttcacacacacacgatcacatccatttcctccag agTTTccagtctctctgtgtctctgctgAACGTCGATCTCCTACAGAAATCAGACCAGATTTTAACACGTCTAGCATCACTGTCTATCAACATCATTTAGCAGATGGAATGAGGAATTATTTCTCAGATCTGAAAAAGAGACTCGAAGAAATCTATGAGGAGGAATTCAACAAAATCCCATCACAAG TTCAGTTTTTTCTCTCAGAACCACAGAGCAGAGATGAATTTCTGAAAT atttttgtgaTCTGACTCTGGATCCCAACACGGCACATCGCAATCTCATTCTTTCTGAGACTAACAAAGCAGTGAAGTACAGTCAAAGAGAACAACCGTACTCTGATCTTCCAGAGAGATTTGACTCCTGCAttcaggtgttgtgtaaagagagtgtgtgtggacgctGTTACTGGGAAGTGGATTGGAGTATGGGTGTGAACATTTCAGTCTCATATAAAGACATCAGCAAAAAAGGATGGGGCAATGAATGTAGGTTTGGATCCAAcaatcagtcctggagtctgcagtgttcttcttcttcttcttcttcttctctctgtttctatCACAATAACATTAAAACTGATCTCAACATTCCATCATCCTCCAGAATAGGAGTGTATGTGGATCACAATGCAGGAACTCTGTCCTTCTACAGCGTCTCTGATACGATGAAGCTCCTCCACAGAGtccacaccacattcactcagcctCTATACGCTGGGTTTTGGATCAACTGGTTCTCTGGATCTACTGTGAGATTGTGTGATCCAGAATAA